In Panicum virgatum strain AP13 chromosome 4N, P.virgatum_v5, whole genome shotgun sequence, a single window of DNA contains:
- the LOC120671508 gene encoding uncharacterized protein LOC120671508, with protein MARVLSSRAAILARRLGAQAQPQPGVVLSRRHNHTRRRAAEVPEADAAGPSNTPSDAAAVARRLEEAIDGAMARMAEPEWAPFRPGTSYFVPPRPAGAALGILALVGHGGGFVESAPPRRELSADEARAVAAASRGHPCSTYFIDGHFPDEMKSSSLDSPAEED; from the exons ATGGCGCGCGTGCTCTCCTCCCGGGCGGCGATCCTGGCGCGCCGCCTCGGGGCCCAGGCCCAGCCCCAGCCCGGCGTGGTCCTGAGCCGCCGGCACAACCACacccgccggcgtgcggcggaggTTCCCGAAGCGGACGCCGCGGGGCCGTCGAACACGCCATcggacgccgccgcggtggcaCGGCGGCTGGAGGAGGCGATCGACGGCGCCATGGCGCGGATGGCCGAGCCCGAGTGGGCGCCGTTCCGGCCCGGGACGTCCTACTTCGTGCCACCCCGGCCCGCCGGCGCGGCCCTGGGGATCCTAGCGCTCGTCGGCCACGGTGGTGGGTTCGTGgagtcagcgccgccgcggcgggagcTCTCCGCCGACGAggcccgcgccgtcgccgccgcctcccgcgggCACCCGTGCTCGACCTACTTCATCGATG GCCACTTTCCGGATGAAATGAAGAGCTCAAGTCTGGATAGTCCAGCTGAAGAGGACTGA